The nucleotide window cacatagtaaatgcttagctaatgccaccatcgttattattagagaggggaaAAGGCCACCTGCCCACGGCAGCACCGGCCACGTACTCACATCCTTCTCCTGGATGGTGCACTCCTTGCAGTAATAGGCATCGGAGACCCCGGGCCCCCCACAGATGACACAGCGGCCCTGGTAGGAGCCGTAGTTACACTCGTCGCAGATCCGCACCAATGTGCAGGGGCGCACGTAAGAGTCACAGATCACACACTTCCCGTCacctggaggaggaagacagtCCACAGTTAGAGGTGAATTCCGCAGCTCTGAAGTTCTGGGGAGAAGGcaccctctaaacccacttccctgcctctttcattcattcattcaatcgtattttcattcattcattcattcaatcgtatttattgagcgcttcctgtgtgcacagcactggactaagcgcttggtaagtacaagttggcaacatccctacctaacagcgggctcacagtctagaagggggagacagacgacaaaacaaaacatgtggacaggtgtcaagtcatcagaataaacagaagtaaagctagacgcacagcatttacaaaataaatagaatagtaaatatgtacaagtaaaatgagcagagtactaaatccgtacaaacatatatacaggtgaagggtTACTGccgatattcattcactcattcaatcgtatttattgagcgcttactgtgtgcagagcactggactaagcgcttggtaagtacaagtcggcaacatctagagacggtccctacccaacgacgggctcacagtctagaagggggagacagacgacaaaacaaaacacgtggacaggtgtcatcagaataaatagaagtaaagctagatgcacagcatttacaaaataaatagaatagtaaatatgtacaagtaaaataagcagagtagtaaatctgtacaaacatatatacaggtgaaggggTACTGccgatattcattcactcattcagttgtatttattgagcgcttactgtgtgcagagcactggactaagcgcttgggaagtacaagtcggcaacatctagagacggtccctacccaacgacgggctcacagtctagaagggggagacagacgacaaaacacaacacgtggacaggtgtcaagtcatcagaataaatagaagtaaagctagacgcacagcatttacaaaataaatagaatagtaaatatgtacaattaaaataaatagagtagtaaatccgtacaaacatatatacaggtgaagggtTACTGccgatattcattcactcattcaatcgtatttattgagcgctcactgtgtgcagagcactggactaagcgcttgggaagtacaagtcggcaacatctagagacggtccctacccaacgatgggctcacagtctagaagggggagacagacgacaaaacaaaacatgtggacaggtgtcaagtcatcagaataaacagaagtaaagctagacgcacagcatttacaaaataaatagaatagtaaatatgtacaagtaaaataagcagagtagtaaatctgtacatacatatatacaggtgaagggtTACTGCCgatattcactcactcattcaatcgtatttattgagcgcttactgtgtgcagagcactggactaagcgcttgggaagtacaagtcggcaacatctagagacggtccctacccaacgacgggctcacagtctagaagggggagacagacgacaaaacaaaacacgtggacaggtgtcaagtcatcagaataaatagaagtaaagctagatgcacagcatttacaaaataaatagaatagtaaatatgtacaagtaaaataagcagagtagtaaatctgtacatacatatatacaggtgaagggtTACTGccgatattcattcactcattcaatcgtatttattgagcgctcactgtgtgcagagcactggactaagcgcttgggaagtacaagtcggcaacatctagagacagtccctacccaacaacgggcccacggtctagaaaggggagacagacgacaaaacaaaacacgtggacaggtgtcaagtcatcagaataaatagaagtaaagctagatgcacagcatttataaagtaaatagaatagtaaatatgtacaagtaaaataaatagagtactaaatgcgtacaaacatatgtacaggtgaagGGTTACTGccgatattcattcactcattcaatcgtatttattgagcgcttcctgtgtgcagagcactgtactaagcgcttgggaagtacaagttggcaacatatagaggcggtccctacccaacagtgcaatggagtcagtcatgccaagtccgctggcGGACAACAAAGGGTGACTTGTTTTTTGTGTGCGTTGTTGGAACGTTACTTTTCTGAGACAGGGTTGGGAGGGTttatgggaaggagaggggtgctGCCCAGGGTTCGTTTAGTTCTTCGGGACACACCGGGGCCCTGAAAAGACAATGAAACCTTCACTCTTACAGAGAAAGGTCACCTGGGCCAAAGATGGAGGAGAATAGCTGGGGAGGGCTGCgcacgtatttattcaatcaatcaatcaatcaaatttattgagcgcttactgcgtgcagagcactgtactaagcgcttgggaagtccaagttggcaacatctagagacagtccctacccaacagcgggctcacagtctaaaagggggagacagagaacaaaaccaaacgtactaacaaagtaaaataaatagaatagatatgtacaagcaaaataaatagagtaataaatatgtacaaacatatatacaggtgctgtggggaagggaaggaggtaagatgggggatggaggggggacgagggggagagcgcttattgagcacttactgtgtgcagagcagtgtactaagcgcttgggaagcagcgtggctcagtggaaagagcccgtgctttggagtcagaggtcatgggttctaatcccggctccgccacttgtcagctgtgtgactgtgggcaagtcacttcacttctctgggcctcagttccctcatctgtaatttggggatgaagactgtgagccccccgggggaccacctgatcaccttgtaacctccccagcgcttagaacagtgctttgcacatagtaagcgcttaataaatactattattattttataactgagtaaactgaggcccagaggagttaagtgacaggcccaaggacacacagcaggcaattagcagagatgggacaataacccaggtgctctgacccctgcctcaaaacctgtgctctttccactcagctatgCCTCTTCCTCAAGGGCcttttttcatccattcattcaatcgtattattgagcgcttactgtgtgcagagcactggactatgcgattaggaagcgcttactatgtgcaaagaactgttctaagcactggggagttacaaggtgatcaggttgtcccactggggggttcacagtcttcatccccattttacagatgaggtaactgaggcacagagaagtgaagtgacttgtccaaagtcacacagctgacaatttcaccccgaccgccttacctccttcccctcccgacagcacctgtatatatgtatatatgtttgtacggatttattactctacttattttatttgtacatatttattctatttattttactttgttaatatgtcttgttttgttgtctgtctcccccttctagacgctgttgggtagggaccgtctctagatgttgtcaacttggacttcccaagcgcttagtccagtgctctgcgcccagtaagcgctcaatcccattcattcaatcgtatttattgagcgcttaactgtgtgcagagcactggactaagcgcttggaaagtacaattcggcaacagatagagacaataaatacgactgaatgaaagtacaagttggcgacatagagagacggtcccgacccaacaacgggctcacagtcgagaagggggagacacacaacaaaacatgtggacaggagaagcagcgtggctcagtggaaagagcccgggcttcggagtcagaggtcatgggttcaaatcccgctccaccaactgtcagctgtgtgacttggggcaagtcacttcacttctctgtgcttcagttccctcatctgtaaaatggggatgaagactgtgagccccgagtgggacaacttcatcaccttgtaacctccccagcgcttagaacagtgctttgcacatagtaagcgcttaataaatgccattattattataaccacggCAGCTCTTGGCCCATATCTGGATAcatcttcccctggcccggaaagcTAATTTCAAGCCGCGTAATCGGGTACAAGTCGGAGAGCTCTTCCCTTGTGGCTtcccatcttagagaagcagcgtggttcagtggaaagagcccgggctttggagtcagaggtcttgggttcaaatcccagctctgcgactttgggcaagtcacttcacttctctgggcctcagttccctcatctggaaaatggggatgaagactgtaagcccctccgggggacatcctgatcaccgtgtaacctccccagcagggaccgtctctatatgttgccaacttgtacttcccaagcgcttggtagtgctctgcacacagtaagcactcaataaatacgattgattgattgattagaacagtgctttgcacatagtaagcgcttaataaatgctattattattattattattattgtgggaggCCTCCCTGGGGGTTGCCTCGATCTAAGGTGGGTCAGAGCCCCGCGGAAGGGAGCGTGGGGGGAAGGTGGCAAACTCACATTTCTCGCACAGTCTCCCGATGGCTGCAggcaaggagggaaaaggagacacAAAGCATTAATGATTATGACGTTTTAATAGCCaggatcgtatttgttaagcgctcaccacgcGTCAAACACTCTGCaactgtagatacaagttaatccggtgtGGGGGagtcaggccctgttccacacgggattcacagtctttacccccattttacagatgaggtaactgaggcacagaagtgaataataattttggtacttgttaagcgctgttctacgtgaagtgacttgcccaaggtcacacagcccagtagccatgatcgcatttgttaagcgctcaccacgcGTCAAACACTCTGCaactgtagatacaagttaatccggtgtGGGGGAGTCAGGCCCTGTTCAACACGGgatttacagtctttatccccattttacagatgaggtaactgaggcacagaagtgaataataattttggtacttgctaagcgctgttctacatgaagtgacttgcccaaggtcgcacagcggacaagtggcattggaacccaaatcatcatcatcaatcgtatttattgagcgcttactatgtgcagagcactgtactaagcgcttgggaaggacagattggcaacaatccttctgactcccatgcccgtgctctatccactaagtcaggcCGTTATTTAtctatagaataataattgtggcatttattaataatcaactataatcattcaatcgtatttactgagtgcttactgtgtgcagagcactggactaagtgcttgggaagtacaagttggcaacataattaatcaataattataaataattgtgatgagaagcagtgtagctcagtggaaagagcacgggcttgggagtcggaggttatggactgtgagcccactgttgggtagggactgtctctatgtgatgccaatttgtacttcccaagcgcttagtacagtgctctgcacatagtaagcgctcaataaatacgattgattgattgattgattgattatgggttctaatcctggctccgccacttgtcagctgtgtgactttgggcaagtcactttacttctctgcgcctcagttccctcacctg belongs to Tachyglossus aculeatus isolate mTacAcu1 chromosome 14, mTacAcu1.pri, whole genome shotgun sequence and includes:
- the PHF5A gene encoding PHD finger-like domain-containing protein 5A, producing MAKHHPDLIFCRKQAGVAIGRLCEKCDGKCVICDSYVRPCTLVRICDECNYGSYQGRCVICGGPGVSDAYYCKECTIQEKDRDGCPKIVNLGSSKTDLFYERKKYGFKKR